A window of Xylophilus sp. GW821-FHT01B05 contains these coding sequences:
- a CDS encoding YaeQ family protein encodes MALKSTIFKANIAIADIDHNYYADHALTLARHPSETDERMMVRLAALALNAHQLQTTCGGDGTLAFGAGLSNPDDPDVSLRDFTGQTRMWIEVGQPEDKPLAKACSKADAVLLYCFNHAAEVWWKGIENKLTRLDKLQVWRVPTEQSQALGALAQRSMQLQATVQDGALMLADNKSTVDVDCVRWK; translated from the coding sequence ATGGCACTGAAATCCACCATCTTCAAGGCGAACATCGCCATTGCCGACATTGACCACAACTACTACGCCGACCACGCGTTGACCTTGGCCCGGCACCCCAGCGAAACCGACGAACGCATGATGGTCCGCCTGGCGGCGCTGGCGCTCAACGCCCACCAGTTGCAAACCACCTGCGGCGGCGACGGCACGCTGGCCTTTGGCGCCGGCCTGTCCAACCCCGACGACCCGGACGTCAGCCTGCGCGACTTCACCGGCCAGACACGCATGTGGATCGAAGTCGGCCAGCCCGAGGACAAGCCGCTGGCCAAGGCCTGCAGCAAGGCCGATGCGGTGCTGCTCTACTGCTTCAACCACGCGGCCGAAGTCTGGTGGAAGGGCATAGAGAACAAGCTCACCCGGCTCGACAAGCTGCAGGTCTGGCGCGTGCCGACCGAGCAATCGCAAGCCCTGGGCGCTCTGGCCCAGCGCAGCATGCAGTTGCAGGCCACGGTGCAAGACGGCGCGCTGATGCTGGCCGACAACAAGAGCACCGTCGACGTCGACTGCGTGCGCTGGAAGTAA
- a CDS encoding TonB-dependent receptor: MPTPRFALAPVASATLTLLLGVAAHAQSTTAPQGGTLATVTVEASADASAEGLPKPFAGGQVARGSRIGVLGNQDIMNTPFSTTSYTSELIQDQQAQSIGDVLLNDASVRQARGFGNFQQAYFIRGFVVYSDDIAYNGLYGLVPRQYMATEFVERVELFRGANAFLNGAGAGSVAGGGVGGLINVVPKRAGSEPLNRVTVGAQTGGQGYAAADISRRFGPDQSTGIRVNAARRDGGTGVSNEKQQMSALAVGLDWHSRNVRLSGDFGFQEHKLSQPRPSVTPAAGLAIPAAPDAKSNFAQPWTYSNDRDLFGTLRGEVDLNDSWTAWAAYGARHGKEENSLAAPTLTDSLGNTTAYRFDNTRKNKVQTGEIGVRGKLVTGGIQHTLTASAALFDSRERNAYGFSDFAGFSSSIYQPNAVAAPSPTYFTGGVLGSPLEVERIKTTSLALADTLSLAQDRVLLTLGLRQQTIKDTNYDYNSGAQLTTYDKSRTTPVAGVVFKATSQVALYANYIEGLVKGDTASGTNISNAGQIFAPYVSRQKEIGVKYDGGKIGASAAFFSTDKPSAYVQNGVYGVFGKQRNQGLELAAFGEAAKGLRVLGGLTLLDAKQRQTLGGATDGKDVIGVPRQQANLGVDWDVPYVHGLALNARVIHTGKQYADAANTQAVPAWTRVDVGARYLTEFNGKLLTLRARIDNLANKNYWASVGGYPGYGYLVLGAPRTFSLTASVDF, from the coding sequence ATGCCTACTCCCCGTTTTGCGCTGGCACCGGTTGCCTCCGCCACCCTGACCCTGTTGCTGGGCGTTGCCGCCCACGCCCAATCGACCACAGCCCCGCAAGGCGGCACGCTCGCCACCGTGACGGTCGAGGCCAGCGCCGACGCCTCGGCCGAAGGGCTGCCCAAGCCCTTTGCCGGCGGCCAGGTGGCGCGCGGCAGCCGCATTGGCGTGCTGGGCAATCAGGACATCATGAACACGCCGTTTTCCACCACCAGCTACACCAGCGAGCTGATCCAGGACCAGCAGGCGCAGAGCATTGGCGACGTGCTGCTCAATGACGCCTCGGTGCGGCAGGCGCGCGGCTTTGGCAACTTCCAGCAGGCCTATTTCATCCGCGGCTTTGTCGTGTACTCGGACGACATCGCCTACAACGGCCTGTACGGGCTGGTGCCGCGCCAGTACATGGCGACCGAGTTCGTCGAGCGGGTGGAGCTGTTCCGCGGCGCCAATGCTTTCCTGAACGGCGCGGGTGCGGGCTCGGTGGCCGGTGGCGGCGTGGGCGGCCTGATCAACGTGGTGCCCAAGCGCGCCGGTAGCGAGCCGCTCAACCGCGTGACCGTGGGCGCGCAAACCGGCGGCCAGGGCTATGCGGCGGCGGACATCAGCCGCCGCTTCGGCCCTGACCAATCCACCGGCATCCGCGTCAACGCAGCGCGGCGCGACGGCGGCACCGGCGTCAGCAACGAGAAGCAGCAGATGAGCGCGCTGGCCGTGGGCCTGGACTGGCACAGCCGCAACGTGCGCCTGTCGGGCGACTTCGGCTTCCAGGAGCACAAGCTCAGCCAGCCCCGGCCCAGCGTGACGCCCGCGGCCGGCCTGGCCATCCCGGCCGCACCCGACGCCAAGAGCAACTTCGCCCAGCCGTGGACCTACTCCAACGACCGCGACCTGTTCGGCACACTGCGCGGCGAGGTCGACCTCAATGACAGCTGGACGGCCTGGGCCGCCTACGGCGCCCGCCACGGCAAGGAAGAAAACTCCCTGGCCGCCCCGACGCTGACGGACAGCCTGGGCAACACCACCGCCTACCGCTTTGACAACACGCGCAAGAACAAGGTCCAGACCGGCGAGATCGGCGTGCGCGGCAAGCTCGTCACCGGCGGCATCCAGCACACGCTGACCGCCTCGGCCGCGCTGTTCGACTCCCGCGAGCGCAATGCCTACGGCTTCTCGGACTTCGCCGGTTTTTCCAGCAGCATCTACCAGCCCAACGCCGTGGCGGCGCCCTCGCCCACCTACTTCACCGGCGGCGTGCTGGGCAGCCCGCTGGAAGTCGAGCGCATCAAGACCACCAGCCTGGCGTTGGCCGACACCTTGTCGCTGGCGCAAGACCGCGTGCTGCTGACCCTGGGCCTGCGCCAGCAGACCATCAAGGACACCAACTACGACTACAACAGCGGCGCGCAACTGACGACCTACGACAAGAGCCGCACCACGCCCGTGGCCGGCGTGGTGTTCAAGGCCACCAGCCAGGTCGCGCTGTACGCCAACTACATCGAAGGCCTGGTCAAGGGCGACACCGCCAGCGGCACCAACATCAGCAATGCCGGCCAGATCTTCGCGCCCTATGTTTCCAGGCAAAAGGAAATCGGCGTGAAGTACGACGGCGGCAAGATCGGCGCCAGCGCCGCCTTCTTCTCCACCGACAAGCCCAGCGCCTATGTGCAGAACGGCGTCTACGGCGTGTTCGGCAAGCAGCGCAACCAGGGCCTTGAGCTGGCGGCCTTCGGCGAAGCGGCAAAAGGCCTGCGCGTGCTGGGCGGCCTGACCCTGCTGGATGCCAAGCAGCGGCAAACGCTGGGCGGCGCCACCGACGGCAAGGACGTCATCGGCGTGCCGCGGCAGCAGGCCAACCTCGGCGTCGACTGGGATGTGCCCTATGTGCACGGCCTGGCGCTGAACGCGCGCGTCATCCATACCGGCAAGCAGTACGCCGACGCGGCCAACACCCAGGCCGTGCCCGCCTGGACGCGGGTGGACGTGGGCGCGCGCTACCTGACCGAGTTCAACGGCAAGCTGCTCACGCTGCGCGCCCGCATCGACAACCTGGCCAACAAGAACTACTGGGCCTCGGTCGGCGGCTACCCGGGCTACGGCTACCTGGTGCTGGGCGCGCCACGCACCTTCTCGCTCACGGCATCGGTCGACTTTTAA
- a CDS encoding DUF2007 domain-containing protein yields the protein MIRLMQAPNAAIATIWADLLCEAGFPATVERLYLGSGTGLLPPGECLPELWLRHEEHAAPARVLLAQLEALPQRRWTCTACGEAVEGGFEQCWRCGARMPLG from the coding sequence ATGATCCGCCTGATGCAGGCGCCCAACGCCGCCATTGCCACGATCTGGGCCGACCTGCTGTGCGAGGCCGGCTTTCCGGCGACGGTGGAGCGGCTGTATCTGGGCAGCGGGACGGGCCTGTTGCCGCCGGGCGAATGTCTGCCCGAGCTGTGGCTCAGGCATGAGGAGCATGCCGCGCCGGCGCGTGTGCTGCTGGCGCAGTTGGAGGCGCTGCCGCAGCGCCGCTGGACCTGTACCGCCTGCGGCGAGGCGGTAGAGGGGGGCTTTGAGCAGTGCTGGCGTTGCGGCGCCCGGATGCCGCTCGGCTAG
- a CDS encoding phage holin family protein: MKLILKWLLHAAALLLVAYVYSGVEVKNFTAALIAAAVIGLLNTVLRPVLVVLTLPVTILTLGLFLFVINALMFWAASGLLTGFHVAGFGAALLGSLIYSVLSIVIDSAVGGVFSKS, translated from the coding sequence ATGAAGCTGATCCTCAAATGGCTGCTGCACGCAGCCGCCCTGTTGCTGGTGGCCTATGTCTACAGCGGTGTGGAAGTGAAGAACTTCACCGCCGCCCTGATCGCCGCCGCCGTCATTGGCCTGCTCAACACGGTGCTGCGGCCGGTGCTGGTGGTGCTGACGCTGCCGGTCACCATCCTCACGCTTGGCCTGTTCCTGTTCGTCATCAATGCGCTGATGTTCTGGGCGGCATCGGGATTGCTCACGGGCTTTCACGTGGCCGGCTTTGGCGCGGCGCTGCTGGGCTCGCTGATTTATTCAGTGCTGAGCATCGTCATCGACTCAGCGGTCGGCGGCGTCTTCTCGAAGTCTTGA
- a CDS encoding UDP-2,3-diacylglucosamine diphosphatase, which translates to MQREEALFRAWSEVVARPPGEPSDAPARYYRTLWISDLHLGTPGCQAHALLDFLKQTECDTLFLVGDIIDGWQLRRHWYWPQAHNDVIQKLLRKARKGTRVIFIPGNHDEFARKYLQHNFGGIEVAEDWVHETADGRKLWVMHGDHFDGVIQCAKWLAHVGDSLYEFTLKLNRHLNSLRARLGLPYWSLSKYLKGKVKRAVSYVGDFEAAVAREAHKRGVQGVVCGHIHHAEMRMIDGILYANDGDWVESLTALAEHADGRLEIIDWAQAARLPQPVAAASAARAT; encoded by the coding sequence ATGCAACGCGAAGAAGCCCTCTTCCGCGCCTGGAGCGAAGTGGTTGCCCGCCCTCCCGGCGAGCCGTCCGATGCTCCCGCCCGGTACTACCGCACCCTGTGGATTTCGGATCTGCATCTGGGCACGCCTGGCTGCCAGGCGCATGCGCTGCTGGACTTCCTCAAACAGACCGAGTGCGACACCCTGTTCCTGGTCGGCGACATCATCGACGGCTGGCAGCTCAGGCGCCACTGGTACTGGCCGCAGGCGCACAACGACGTGATCCAGAAGCTGCTGCGCAAGGCGCGCAAGGGCACACGGGTGATCTTCATCCCCGGCAACCATGACGAGTTCGCGCGCAAGTACCTGCAGCACAACTTCGGCGGCATCGAGGTGGCGGAAGACTGGGTGCACGAGACCGCCGACGGCCGCAAGCTGTGGGTCATGCACGGCGACCATTTCGACGGCGTGATCCAGTGCGCCAAATGGCTGGCGCACGTGGGCGATTCGCTCTACGAGTTCACGCTCAAGCTCAACCGCCACCTGAACTCATTGCGCGCCCGGCTCGGCCTGCCCTACTGGTCGCTGTCCAAGTACCTGAAGGGCAAGGTCAAACGCGCGGTGAGCTATGTCGGCGACTTCGAGGCCGCCGTGGCGCGCGAGGCGCACAAGCGCGGCGTGCAGGGCGTGGTCTGCGGCCACATCCACCATGCAGAGATGCGCATGATCGACGGCATCCTCTACGCCAACGACGGCGACTGGGTAGAGAGCCTGACCGCGCTGGCCGAGCACGCCGACGGCCGCTTGGAGATCATCGACTGGGCGCAGGCCGCACGCCTGCCGCAACCCGTCGCAGCCGCGTCTGCAGCACGCGCGACTTAG
- a CDS encoding phosphohydrolase, producing the protein MKLVPLKLESIRLGQPLPFSIRTAEGTLLAARGLVLEQLDLLAEGGGTLYVDIQESPDYHRAFMGQLDTLLRTEHTIGEIASARISADAPRGTAHARDEAALRTGPLDWHELQIRATALLRAPQEHDFLPRLRRLHADIDAQVRQQPDTALFTLVHFAARELEMYSATHSLLVAVVCSMTARDALQWDAPMCEALGRTALTMNISMTGLQDTLARQPERPNAAQMAAIAVHANASAELLERLGVHDALWLDAVRQHHEPPTGALAQMEPAQRIARLVERADIFAARLSPRVSRAAMPAAAALRGSYFDQEQRVDEAGAALIAALGVYPPGCFVKLASNETAIVLKRGRSGTTPKVAVVLNRHGMPIGERAVRDTSQPAFKITAGVPHHEVKVQLPLEKMQALI; encoded by the coding sequence ATGAAGCTGGTCCCGCTCAAACTCGAATCGATACGCCTCGGCCAGCCGCTGCCGTTCTCCATCCGCACGGCGGAGGGCACGCTGCTGGCCGCGCGGGGCCTGGTGCTGGAGCAGCTCGATCTGCTGGCCGAAGGCGGCGGCACGCTGTATGTGGACATCCAGGAGTCGCCCGACTACCACCGCGCCTTCATGGGCCAGCTCGACACGCTGCTGCGCACCGAGCACACCATTGGCGAGATTGCCTCCGCGCGCATCAGCGCCGACGCACCACGCGGCACGGCGCATGCGCGCGACGAAGCCGCGCTGCGCACCGGGCCGCTTGACTGGCACGAGCTGCAGATCCGCGCCACGGCGCTGCTGCGCGCCCCGCAAGAGCACGACTTCCTGCCGCGCCTGCGGCGGCTGCACGCAGACATCGACGCGCAGGTGCGCCAGCAGCCGGATACCGCGCTGTTCACGCTGGTGCACTTCGCCGCGCGCGAGCTGGAGATGTACAGCGCCACCCACAGCCTGCTGGTGGCCGTGGTCTGCAGCATGACCGCGCGCGACGCCCTGCAATGGGATGCGCCGATGTGCGAGGCCCTGGGCCGGACCGCGCTCACCATGAACATTTCCATGACCGGACTGCAAGACACCCTGGCGCGGCAGCCCGAGCGGCCCAACGCGGCCCAGATGGCCGCCATCGCCGTGCACGCCAATGCCTCGGCCGAGTTGCTGGAGCGCCTGGGCGTGCACGACGCGCTATGGCTGGACGCGGTGCGCCAGCACCACGAGCCCCCCACCGGCGCGCTGGCGCAGATGGAGCCGGCCCAGCGCATTGCGCGCCTGGTCGAGCGCGCCGACATCTTCGCCGCCCGCCTGTCGCCGCGCGTATCGCGCGCGGCCATGCCGGCGGCAGCGGCCCTGCGCGGCAGCTACTTCGACCAGGAGCAGCGGGTGGACGAGGCCGGCGCGGCGCTGATCGCCGCCCTGGGCGTCTACCCGCCGGGCTGCTTCGTGAAGCTGGCCAGCAACGAGACCGCCATCGTGCTCAAGCGCGGCCGCAGCGGCACCACGCCCAAGGTGGCCGTGGTGCTGAACCGCCACGGCATGCCGATAGGCGAACGGGCCGTGCGCGACACCAGCCAGCCGGCGTTCAAGATCACCGCCGGCGTGCCCCACCACGAGGTCAAGGTGCAGCTGCCGCTGGAAAAGATGCAGGCCTTGATCTAA
- a CDS encoding glutathione peroxidase: protein MRTFTFLLPSTLALAAVLTTALPAQAADTPAPATTAACPATLQHTFLRLQDEKPQSLCQYAGKVLLVVNTASFCGFTPQYKGLEALHAKYRDRGLVVLGFPSNDFSQESGSNKEIADFCESTFGVKFPMFVKSSVRGADANPLFKQLAAATGTAPEWNFYKYLISRDGRVVDSYSSKTEPDDKSFVREVEKQLAAP from the coding sequence ATGCGTACCTTCACCTTCCTCCTCCCGTCCACCCTGGCGCTTGCCGCCGTCCTGACCACCGCCCTGCCGGCCCAGGCCGCCGACACGCCCGCGCCCGCCACGACTGCAGCCTGCCCGGCCACGCTGCAGCACACCTTCCTGCGCCTGCAGGACGAAAAACCGCAGTCGCTGTGCCAGTACGCCGGCAAGGTGCTGCTGGTGGTCAACACCGCCAGCTTCTGCGGCTTCACGCCGCAGTACAAGGGGCTGGAGGCACTGCACGCCAAGTACCGCGACCGCGGCCTGGTGGTGCTGGGCTTTCCGTCCAACGACTTCTCGCAAGAGTCTGGCTCGAACAAGGAGATTGCCGATTTCTGCGAAAGCACCTTCGGCGTCAAGTTCCCGATGTTCGTCAAATCCTCGGTGCGCGGTGCCGATGCCAACCCACTGTTCAAGCAACTGGCGGCCGCCACGGGCACTGCGCCCGAATGGAACTTCTACAAGTACCTGATCAGCCGCGATGGCCGCGTGGTGGACAGCTACTCCAGCAAGACCGAGCCCGACGACAAGAGCTTTGTGCGCGAGGTGGAGAAGCAACTGGCAGCGCCTTGA
- the purB gene encoding adenylosuccinate lyase, which produces MSPTPAAASAVTALSPLDGRYANRLSTLRPLMSELGFMHRRVQVEVVWFIALSDAGFAEFKPLTPGARTYLLGLVKNFSEADANAIKDIEKVTNHDVKAVEYWIKSKFEARPELLAAAEFVHFACTSEDINNTSHAVQLKVARENVVLPAIDAIITKLREMAHLHADVPLLSRTHGQTASPTTVGKEIANVVVRLVAARAKVADVQLLAKMNGAVGNYNAHLSAWPDFDWEAFSRKVIETPEPLGLGVTFQPYSIQIEPHDYMAELFDAIARVNTILIDWARDIWGYISLGYFKQRLKEGEIGSSTMPHKVNPIDFENAEGNLGLANALLRHLAEKLPISRWQRDLTDSTVLRNMGVALGYSQLAYHAMGVGLGKLELNREAIDADLDASWEVLAEPIQTVMRRFGVQGAYEKLKEVTRGKTVRAEDLHALIRSLEIPEAEKTRLLEMTPGSYIGKAAELARRA; this is translated from the coding sequence ATGAGCCCTACCCCTGCCGCCGCCTCCGCCGTCACCGCCCTCTCGCCGCTGGACGGCCGCTACGCCAACCGCCTGTCCACCCTGCGCCCGCTGATGAGCGAGCTGGGCTTCATGCACCGCCGGGTGCAGGTCGAGGTGGTCTGGTTCATCGCCCTGTCGGACGCCGGCTTTGCCGAATTCAAGCCGCTCACGCCCGGCGCACGCACCTACCTGCTGGGCCTGGTGAAGAACTTCTCCGAAGCCGATGCCAATGCCATCAAGGACATCGAGAAGGTCACCAACCACGACGTGAAGGCCGTCGAATACTGGATCAAGAGCAAGTTCGAGGCACGCCCCGAACTGCTGGCCGCAGCCGAGTTCGTGCACTTCGCCTGCACCAGCGAAGACATCAACAACACCAGCCACGCCGTGCAGCTCAAGGTCGCACGCGAAAACGTCGTGCTGCCCGCCATCGACGCCATCATCACCAAGCTGCGCGAGATGGCCCACCTGCACGCCGACGTGCCGCTGCTGTCGCGCACCCACGGCCAGACCGCCAGCCCGACCACCGTCGGCAAAGAGATCGCCAACGTCGTGGTGCGCCTGGTCGCCGCGCGCGCCAAGGTGGCCGATGTGCAGTTGCTGGCCAAGATGAACGGCGCTGTCGGCAACTACAACGCGCACCTCTCGGCCTGGCCCGACTTCGACTGGGAAGCCTTCAGCCGCAAGGTCATCGAAACGCCCGAGCCGCTCGGCCTGGGCGTCACCTTCCAGCCCTACAGCATCCAGATCGAGCCGCACGACTACATGGCCGAGCTGTTCGACGCCATCGCCCGCGTCAACACCATCCTGATCGACTGGGCACGCGACATCTGGGGCTACATCAGCCTGGGCTACTTCAAGCAGCGCCTGAAAGAGGGCGAGATCGGCTCCTCGACCATGCCGCACAAGGTCAACCCGATCGACTTCGAGAACGCCGAAGGCAACCTCGGCCTGGCCAACGCCCTGCTGCGCCACCTGGCCGAAAAGCTGCCCATCAGCCGCTGGCAGCGCGACCTGACCGACTCCACCGTGCTGCGCAACATGGGCGTGGCGCTGGGCTACAGCCAGCTCGCCTACCACGCCATGGGCGTGGGCCTGGGCAAGCTCGAACTCAACCGCGAAGCCATCGACGCCGACCTCGACGCCTCCTGGGAAGTGCTGGCCGAGCCGATCCAGACCGTCATGCGCCGCTTTGGCGTGCAGGGCGCGTACGAGAAGCTCAAGGAAGTCACGCGCGGCAAGACCGTGCGCGCAGAAGACCTGCACGCGCTGATCCGCTCGCTGGAGATTCCAGAAGCAGAAAAGACGCGCCTGCTGGAAATGACCCCAGGCAGCTACATCGGCAAGGCGGCAGAACTCGCCCGCCGCGCCTGA
- a CDS encoding DUF3717 domain-containing protein, which translates to MAALYITDIEAAINYWRAKTPSPDGVTLAPELRALAEVYALMVYFHQDEVDEQGFPPKAWAAWLAWYETTADTPCIAICSTSQGDELCKGCGRTFDEVQHWPEMGPVEKRMTWRRITRESSAWRFNRYAERAAEGTGDGADGRPVPMFGPR; encoded by the coding sequence ATGGCCGCCCTCTACATCACCGACATCGAAGCCGCCATCAACTATTGGCGCGCGAAGACCCCTTCGCCTGACGGCGTCACGCTGGCGCCAGAGTTGCGCGCGCTGGCCGAGGTCTATGCGCTGATGGTGTACTTTCATCAGGACGAGGTGGATGAGCAGGGCTTTCCGCCCAAGGCCTGGGCGGCCTGGCTGGCGTGGTACGAGACCACGGCCGACACGCCCTGCATCGCGATCTGCTCCACCAGCCAGGGCGACGAGCTGTGCAAGGGCTGTGGCCGCACTTTCGACGAGGTGCAGCACTGGCCCGAGATGGGCCCGGTCGAGAAGCGCATGACCTGGCGCCGCATCACGCGCGAGAGCAGCGCCTGGCGCTTCAACCGCTATGCCGAGCGCGCGGCCGAGGGCACGGGCGACGGCGCCGATGGCCGGCCCGTACCGATGTTCGGGCCGCGATGA
- a CDS encoding TerC family protein has translation MEMFSTAWLSALLAIVLIDLVLAGDNAIVIALAARRLPKNLQRKAIVWGTVGAIVVRSAMTVGVVWLLKVPGLMLVGGLGLLWIAYKLLADQDHGDEHAEGGGATTFWGAMKTIVIADALMGIDNVLGVAGAAHGAFDLVVIGLLISIPIVVFGSTLVLKLVQRFPVIIQLGAAVLAFTAAKMIVNEKLLAPFFKGDAPAQQIAYWGVCALAVVGVLGAGWLRTRRSASTKEEHIDASKLAAQTSQD, from the coding sequence ATGGAAATGTTCTCTACCGCGTGGCTGTCCGCGCTTCTCGCCATCGTCCTGATCGATCTCGTCCTTGCGGGCGACAACGCGATCGTCATTGCACTCGCCGCACGGCGCCTGCCCAAAAACCTGCAACGCAAAGCCATCGTCTGGGGTACCGTCGGCGCCATCGTCGTGCGCTCGGCCATGACGGTCGGCGTGGTCTGGCTGCTCAAGGTGCCCGGCCTGATGCTGGTCGGCGGCCTGGGCCTGCTCTGGATTGCCTACAAGCTGCTGGCCGACCAGGACCACGGCGACGAGCACGCCGAAGGCGGCGGCGCCACCACCTTCTGGGGCGCCATGAAGACCATCGTCATCGCCGATGCGCTGATGGGCATCGACAACGTGCTGGGCGTGGCCGGCGCTGCGCACGGTGCGTTCGATCTGGTGGTGATTGGCCTCTTGATCAGCATCCCGATCGTGGTCTTCGGCAGCACCCTGGTGCTCAAGCTGGTGCAGCGCTTCCCCGTCATCATCCAGCTGGGCGCCGCAGTGCTGGCCTTTACCGCAGCCAAGATGATCGTCAACGAGAAGCTGCTGGCCCCCTTCTTCAAGGGCGATGCACCGGCTCAGCAGATCGCCTATTGGGGCGTGTGCGCCCTCGCCGTGGTCGGCGTGCTGGGTGCCGGTTGGCTCCGCACGCGCCGCAGCGCCAGCACCAAGGAAGAACACATCGACGCCAGCAAGCTCGCCGCCCAGACCAGCCAGGACTGA
- a CDS encoding acyl-ACP desaturase — MLYPELFKQLESVRWDMERDIPWDRFDAAQLTDEQAQTVKMNAITEWAALPATEMFLRDNRDDSDFSAFMSIWFFEEQKHSLVLMEYLRRFRPDMVPTEQELHDIRFDFDPAPPLETLMLHFCGEIRLNHWYRRAAEWHTEPVIKQIYTTLSQDEARHGGAYLRYMKRAIGKFGNEARAAFTKVGVLMASARRTAQALHPTNLHVNKALFPRDTIQSRLPNPEWLEHWLDTQIKFDAVWENKVGERILHNLSLLLNRSFKTVQELNRYRKELAAA; from the coding sequence ATGCTGTACCCCGAACTCTTCAAGCAGCTCGAATCCGTCCGCTGGGACATGGAGCGAGACATTCCCTGGGACCGCTTCGACGCCGCGCAACTCACCGACGAGCAGGCGCAGACGGTGAAGATGAACGCCATCACCGAATGGGCAGCACTGCCGGCGACCGAGATGTTCCTGCGCGACAACCGCGACGACAGCGACTTCTCGGCCTTCATGTCGATCTGGTTCTTCGAGGAGCAAAAGCATTCGCTGGTGCTGATGGAGTACCTGCGCCGCTTCCGCCCAGACATGGTGCCGACCGAGCAGGAGCTGCACGACATCCGCTTTGACTTCGACCCGGCGCCGCCGCTGGAGACGCTGATGCTGCATTTCTGCGGCGAGATCCGGCTCAACCACTGGTACCGCCGCGCCGCCGAATGGCATACCGAGCCGGTCATCAAGCAGATCTACACCACGCTCAGCCAGGACGAGGCACGCCACGGCGGCGCCTACCTGCGCTACATGAAGCGCGCCATCGGCAAGTTCGGCAACGAGGCCCGCGCCGCCTTCACCAAGGTGGGCGTGCTGATGGCCAGCGCGCGCCGCACCGCCCAGGCGCTGCACCCGACCAACCTGCACGTGAACAAAGCGCTGTTCCCGCGCGACACCATCCAGAGCCGCCTGCCCAACCCGGAGTGGCTGGAGCACTGGCTGGACACGCAGATCAAGTTCGACGCGGTGTGGGAGAACAAGGTGGGCGAGCGCATCCTGCACAACCTGAGCCTGCTGCTCAACCGCAGCTTCAAGACGGTGCAGGAGCTGAACCGCTACCGCAAGGAATTGGCGGCGGCCTAG
- a CDS encoding glutathione S-transferase N-terminal domain-containing protein, whose product MKLIGSLSSPYVRKVRVVMAEKKLDYQLVQDNPWSDASVAPASNPLGKVPCLVMEGGEAVFDSRVIVEYLDTLSPVGKLIPQPGRERAEVKTWEALADGMLDAAVLVRLEQGGFAGRTEAERSQVWTDRQLAKVHGALKAMAQGLGDKPYCSGIHLSLSDIAVGCALLWLEFRFPDITWRVDYPNLAKLVDKLSLRPSFAETQPG is encoded by the coding sequence ATGAAACTGATCGGATCCCTCTCCAGCCCCTACGTTCGCAAGGTGCGCGTTGTCATGGCGGAGAAGAAGCTGGATTACCAACTGGTGCAGGACAACCCCTGGAGCGACGCCAGCGTGGCCCCGGCCTCCAACCCGCTGGGCAAGGTGCCTTGCCTGGTGATGGAGGGCGGCGAGGCGGTGTTTGATTCACGCGTGATCGTCGAGTACCTCGACACCTTGTCGCCCGTGGGCAAGCTGATCCCGCAGCCCGGGCGCGAGCGCGCCGAGGTCAAGACCTGGGAGGCGCTGGCCGATGGCATGCTGGACGCGGCCGTGCTGGTGCGCCTGGAGCAGGGCGGCTTTGCCGGCCGCACGGAAGCCGAACGCAGCCAGGTCTGGACGGATCGCCAACTGGCCAAGGTGCATGGTGCGCTGAAGGCCATGGCGCAGGGCCTGGGCGACAAGCCCTATTGCAGTGGCATCCACCTGAGCCTGTCGGACATCGCGGTGGGCTGCGCGCTGCTGTGGCTGGAGTTCCGCTTCCCCGACATCACCTGGCGCGTGGACTACCCCAACCTGGCCAAGCTGGTGGACAAGCTGTCGCTGCGCCCCAGCTTTGCGGAAACCCAGCCCGGGTGA